One part of the Vitis riparia cultivar Riparia Gloire de Montpellier isolate 1030 chromosome 6, EGFV_Vit.rip_1.0, whole genome shotgun sequence genome encodes these proteins:
- the LOC117916637 gene encoding tropinone reductase homolog At5g06060-like: MAQTSGCSSGDSRWSLKGMTALVTGGTKGIGHAIVEELAGLGATIHTCSRKETELNECLKDWKAKGFGVSGSVCDVSSRAQREKLMQTISSVFNGKLNILINNAAITIQKPTVEVTAEEFSTIMATNFESVYHLSQIAHPLLKASGAGSIVFISSVCGIVAHKNISAYSVTKGAMNQLTKNLACEWAEDNIRSNAVAPWYIKTPMVDQMLSNKTFLEGVINRTPLRRVGDPKEVSSVVAFLCLPASSYITGQTICVDGGMTVNGFEPNLL, translated from the exons GATAGTAGATGGTCTCTCAAGGGAATGACTGCTCTTGTAACTGGTGGAACTAAAGGAATTGG GCATGCAATTGTGGAAGAACTGGCTGGACTAGGAGCAACCATACACACATGTTCTAGAAAAGAAACCGAGCTCAATGAATGCTTGAAGGATTGGAAAGCTAAAGGTTTTGGAGTGAGTGGTTCAGTGTGTGATGTATCCTCTCGGGCCCAAAGGGAGAAGCTAATGCAGACTATCTCTTCTGTGTTCAATGGGAAGTTGAATATCCTT ATCAACAATGCTGCTATAACTATTCAGAAACCAACAGTAGAGGTCACAGCTGAAGAGTTCTCAACAATCATGGCCACAAATTTTGAATCTGTGTATCATCTGTCCCAAATCGCACACCCCCTTTTAAAGGCATCAGGAGCCGGAAGCATTGTATTCATCTCCTCTGTTTGCGGcatagtggcacacaagaataTCTCTGCTTATTCAGTAACCAAAG GAGCAATGAATCAACTTACAAAGAATTTGGCATGTGAGTGGGCGGAAGACAATATCAGAAGTAATGCAGTTGCTCCTTGGTACATCAAAACTCCGATGGTGGATCAG ATGCTCAGTAACAAAACCTTTCTGGAAGGGGTGATAAATCGAACTCCACTTCGCCGTGTGGGAGATCCGAAGGAGGTGTCATCTGTGGTGGCATTCCTCTGTCTACCAGCATCATCTTACATTACTGGACAGACTATTTGTGTTGATGGTGGCATGACTGTTAATGGGTTTGAGCCAAACCTGCTCTAG